A single Populus alba chromosome 7, ASM523922v2, whole genome shotgun sequence DNA region contains:
- the LOC118047871 gene encoding PI-PLC X domain-containing protein At5g67130, with translation MSPCFTVHRSLCRAPLAIGFLYLSLLLSSFMIAHAQVLQSCTEATNCGPGLYCGNCPALGKTQPICTRGQATIPNSYINGLPFNKYTWLVTHNSFSIVDAPPLPGVQRLTFYNQEDTVTNQLRNGVRGLMLDMYDFEGDIWLCHSFRGQCYNFTAFQPAINTLKEVESFLSENPTEIVTIIIEDYVHTPKGLINLFTNAGLDKYWFPVSKMPKKGEDWPTVTEMVQENHRLVVFTSIASKEAEEGVAYQWKYMLENEAGDPGVKPGSCPSRKESKPLNSKSASLFLMNYFPTYPVETEACKEHSTPLAQMVGTCYKAAGNVMPNFLAVNFYMRSDGGGVFDAMDRMNGQACGCSTVTACQAGAPFGSCNNVTIPNVSPVTNTAGSTSPLSNTAGSFTGSVQFSKSATKIQSPNSFVLSMFFSISSILIILWIQ, from the exons ATGTCCCCGTGTTTCACGGTCCACCGTAGCCTATGCAGAGCCCCTCTTGCAATCGGCTTCCTTTACCTCTCTCTGCTTCTCTCCTCATTCATGATAGCTCATGCACAG GTTTTACAATCCTGTACAGAAGCCACAAATTGTGGGCCAGGTCTTTATTGTGGAAATTGCCCTGCTCTAGGCAAGACTCAACCCATTTGCACCAGAGGCCAAGCTACCATACCTAATTCTTAT ATAAATGGGTTGCCTTTTAATAAGTATACATGGTTAGTTACTCATAATTCTTTTAGCATTGTTGATGCACCTCCTTTGCCTGGTGTTCAGAGGCTTACATTTTATAATCAAGAAGACACTGTGACAAATCAGTTGAGG AATGGTGTGAGGGGGTTGATGTTGGATATGTATGATTTCGAAGGCGACATCTGGCTCTGCCATTCATTTCGAGGGCAATGTTACAACTTCACTGCGTTT CAACCTGCAATAAACACTTTGAAGGAAGTGGAATCATTCTTGAGCGAGAATCCAACTGAGATTGTGACAATTATCATTGAGGACTACGTCCATACTCCAAAAGGCTTGATAAATTTGTTCACCAATGCTGGTTTGGATAAGTATTGGTTTCCTGTGTCTAAGATGCCGAAAAAGGGAGAAGATTGGCCCACTGTGACAGAGATGGTGCAAGAAAATCACAGGCTTGTGGTATTCACTTCTATTGCTTCAAAGGAAGCAGAGGAAGGAGTTGCTTATCAATGGAAATATATGTTGGAAAATGAGG CTGGAGATCCTGGGGTAAAACCAGGCTCGTGCCCAAGCAGAAAAGAATCAAAGCCGCTGAATTCCAAAAGTGCAtcactttttttaatgaattactTCCCAACATATCCAGTTGAAACTGAAGCTTGCAAAGAGCATTCAACTCCACTTGCTCAGATGGTTGGTACCTGCTATAAAGCAGCTGGAAATGTGATGCCAAATTTTTTGGCAGTCAACTTTTACATG AggagtgatggtggtggtgtttTTGATGCTATGGATAGAATGAACGGACAGGCATGCGGTTGTAGCACTGTGACTGCTTGCCAG GCTGGAGCACCTTTTGGATCTTGCAATAATGTTACCATACCTAATGTAAGTCCTGTAACAAATACCGCGGGAAGTACAAGCCCGTTGTCAAATACTGCAGGAAGCTTTACTGGATCTGTTCAATTCTCGAAATCTgcaacaaaaatccaatctcCAAATAGCTTTGTTTTGTCCATGTTCTTTTCTATTAGCAGCATCTTGATCATATTATGGATACAGTGA